From Macaca mulatta isolate MMU2019108-1 chromosome 3, T2T-MMU8v2.0, whole genome shotgun sequence, the proteins below share one genomic window:
- the CLDN12 gene encoding claudin-12 isoform X2, whose translation MLPAAGGPVDSGNCSPSHPGHYRSGPRENLTALPEASGVPLWERTSWDAERETLQEAPQCGRVKCPACEKQAQIIATVYSDLHVYLLS comes from the exons ATGTTGCCTGCGGCTGGCGGCCCAGTGGATTCTGGGAATTGTAGTCCCAGCCATCCAGGGCATTACCGTTCAGGGCCACGGGAGAACCTGACTGCGCTCCCAGAAGCCTCCGGTGTGCCTCTCTGGGAACGCACTTCCTGGGACGCTGAGAGGGAGACGCTCCAAGAGGCTCCTCAGTGTGGGCGAGTAAAATGCCCTGCGTGTGAGAAGCAG gCTCAGATTATTGCTACTGTGTATTCAGATCTGCATGTTTATCTTCTAAGCTGA
- the CLDN12 gene encoding claudin-12, with protein MGCRDVHAATVLSFLCGIASVAGLFAGTLLPNWRKLRLITFNRNEKNLTVYTGLWVKCARYDGSSDCLMYDTTWYSSVDQLDLRVLQFALPLSMLIAMGALLLCLIGMCNTAFRSSVPNIKLAKCLVNSAGCHLVAGLLFFLAGTVSLSPSIWVIFYNIHLNKKFEPVFSFDYAVYVTIASAGGLFMTSLILFIWYCTCKSLPSPFWQPLYSHPPSMHTYSQPYSARSRLSAIEIDIPVVSHTT; from the coding sequence ATGGGCTGTCGGGATGTCCACGCAGCCACAGTCCTTTCCTTCCTATGTGGAATCGCCTCAGTAGCAGGCCTCTTTGCAGGGACTCTGCTTCCCAACTGGAGAAAATTACGATTGATCACATTCAACAGAAACGAGAAGAACCTGACTGTTTACACAGGCCTGTGGGTGAAATGTGCCCGGTATGACGGGAGCAGTGACTGCCTGATGTACGACACTACTTGGTACTCATCAGTTGACCAGCTGGACCTGCGTGTCCTCCAGTTTGCCCTACCCCTCAGCATGTTGATCGCCATGGGTGCCCTGCTGCTCTGCCTGATTGGAATGTGCAACACTGCCTTCAGGTCCTCGGTGCCCAACATCAAACTGGCCAAGTGTCTGGTCAATAGTGCAGGTTGCCACCTGGTGGCTGGGCTGCTATTTTTCCTGGCAGGTACTGTGAGCCTCTCCCCATCTATCTGGGTCATCTTTTATAACATCCATCTGAACAAGAAGTTTGAGCCAGTCTTTTCATTTGACTATGCAGTGTATGTCACTATTGCTAGTGCTGGGGGCCTGTTTATGACTTCCCTTATACTGTTTATTTGGTATTGTACATGCAAATCTTTGCCTTCTCCTTTCTGGCAACCACTGTACTCCCATCCACCCAGTATGCATACTTACTCACAGCCCTATTCAGCACGCTCTCGCCTCTCTGCCATTGAAATTGACATTCCAGTAGTTTCACACACCACTTAA